In Hymenobacter gelipurpurascens, one DNA window encodes the following:
- a CDS encoding DUF6960 family protein: MPRPKPVIYGLYSWTPDYGLSYIHPANRRTFEWLEPLGKVFEKIDETDDWILLRYDEQQFKVSGELFKELYQKPPFSFGDIVQEVSPESGRPAHQGQVSDVYWDEAADKARFQIVEKKRKVKRVFEAEELRFA; encoded by the coding sequence GTGCCCCGCCCGAAACCCGTCATCTACGGCCTGTATTCCTGGACCCCCGACTACGGCCTGAGCTATATTCATCCGGCCAACCGCCGCACCTTTGAGTGGCTGGAACCGCTGGGAAAAGTATTTGAGAAAATTGATGAAACCGACGACTGGATTCTGCTCCGCTACGATGAGCAGCAGTTCAAAGTCAGCGGCGAGCTGTTCAAGGAGCTTTATCAGAAGCCGCCGTTCAGCTTCGGCGATATCGTGCAGGAAGTAAGCCCCGAGTCTGGGCGCCCGGCGCACCAAGGCCAGGTTTCCGACGTGTATTGGGACGAAGCCGCCGACAAAGCCCGCTTTCAGATTGTGGAAAAGAAGCGCAAAGTGAAACGCGTTTTCGAAGCCGAGGAGCTGCGTTTTGCCTAG
- a CDS encoding alpha-amylase family glycosyl hydrolase produces MPDLATPSAPTSTTPAATLQPGMGAIPHAHGTTFRVWAPAATAVALVGPFNEWKTTTHPLTHEADAYWAADFPNLPSGTEYKFWLKTPTGELTRHDPYAREVTHSAGNSVVPDHSFDWEDDHFEMPAWNELVIYELHVGTFNAPDPEKPGTFLDVVDKLDYLSGLGINAIEIMPPTEFPGGRSWGYNPAHPFALETDYGGPQAFKELVKQAHHHGIAVILDVVYNHFGPGDLDLWQFDGWQENDGGGIYFYNDWRAETPWGHNRPDYGREEVRRYILDNALMWLEDYRVDGLRCDSISHIRNVDGSNDPSRDLPEGWSLMKWVNEEIQAKMPWKITIAEDLQGNEYITRPTTDDGQGFASQWDAAFVNIIRDALVTPADADRNITAVADIIGHTYNGDAFQRIIYTESHDEVANGKSRVTEEIMPGDAHTWFPKKRATLGAALVFTAPGIPMMFQGQEMLADGYFSDDQPLEWIHAEQHAGLVHMYRDLIGLRRNLAGHTRGLQGQHTEVFHVNDEDKTLAYCRWADGDGGPGDTTIVLANFADRTQEAYTIGLPHGGHWRVRFNSDWEGYDEEFGNFESMDTQAEEGEYDGYPFHGSFGLAPYSVLIISQEPA; encoded by the coding sequence ATGCCCGACCTAGCCACGCCCTCCGCTCCTACTTCTACCACACCTGCTGCTACCTTACAACCCGGAATGGGCGCCATTCCGCACGCTCACGGCACTACGTTTCGGGTGTGGGCGCCGGCCGCTACAGCCGTTGCGCTGGTAGGCCCCTTCAATGAATGGAAAACCACCACGCACCCCCTTACCCACGAAGCCGACGCCTATTGGGCTGCTGATTTCCCTAATCTGCCTTCGGGCACGGAGTATAAGTTCTGGCTGAAAACTCCAACCGGCGAGCTAACCCGCCATGACCCCTACGCCCGCGAAGTCACGCACTCGGCCGGGAACTCCGTAGTGCCCGACCACAGCTTTGACTGGGAAGATGACCACTTCGAGATGCCGGCCTGGAACGAGCTGGTGATTTATGAGCTGCACGTGGGCACCTTCAACGCGCCCGACCCTGAGAAGCCCGGCACTTTCCTGGACGTAGTGGATAAGCTTGACTACTTGAGTGGCCTAGGCATCAACGCTATTGAGATTATGCCGCCCACAGAGTTTCCGGGCGGGCGCAGCTGGGGCTACAACCCGGCCCACCCCTTTGCCCTGGAAACCGACTACGGCGGGCCCCAGGCCTTTAAAGAGCTGGTGAAGCAGGCGCACCACCACGGTATTGCCGTAATTCTGGACGTGGTGTACAACCACTTCGGACCCGGCGACCTGGACCTCTGGCAGTTTGATGGCTGGCAGGAAAACGACGGCGGCGGCATCTACTTCTACAACGACTGGCGCGCCGAAACGCCCTGGGGCCACAACCGCCCCGACTACGGCCGCGAAGAGGTGCGCCGCTACATCCTCGACAACGCTCTGATGTGGCTGGAAGACTACCGCGTAGATGGATTACGCTGCGACTCCATCTCCCACATCCGAAATGTAGATGGCTCCAACGACCCTTCCCGCGACCTGCCCGAAGGCTGGAGCCTGATGAAGTGGGTTAATGAAGAGATTCAAGCCAAAATGCCCTGGAAAATCACCATTGCCGAAGACTTGCAGGGCAATGAGTACATCACGAGGCCTACTACGGATGATGGCCAGGGCTTTGCCTCGCAGTGGGATGCGGCTTTCGTAAACATCATCCGCGACGCGCTGGTGACGCCAGCCGACGCCGACCGCAACATAACGGCCGTGGCCGATATCATTGGCCATACCTACAACGGCGACGCTTTTCAGCGCATTATTTACACGGAGTCGCACGACGAAGTAGCCAATGGCAAGTCGCGGGTGACGGAGGAAATTATGCCCGGCGATGCCCATACTTGGTTCCCGAAGAAACGCGCTACGCTGGGTGCGGCGCTGGTGTTCACGGCGCCGGGCATCCCGATGATGTTTCAGGGCCAGGAAATGCTGGCCGATGGCTACTTCTCCGATGATCAGCCCCTGGAATGGATACACGCGGAGCAGCATGCAGGTCTGGTACACATGTACCGCGACCTGATTGGGCTGCGCCGCAACCTGGCCGGCCACACGCGTGGCCTCCAGGGCCAGCACACCGAAGTATTTCACGTAAACGACGAAGACAAAACGCTGGCGTACTGCCGCTGGGCCGACGGCGACGGTGGCCCCGGCGACACGACCATCGTTCTGGCCAACTTCGCCGACCGCACCCAAGAGGCCTACACCATCGGGCTGCCCCACGGCGGCCACTGGCGCGTGCGGTTCAACTCCGATTGGGAAGGCTACGATGAGGAGTTTGGCAACTTCGAGAGCATGGACACCCAGGCTGAAGAAGGCGAGTACGACGGCTATCCGTTTCACGGCTCATTCGGGTTGGCTCCGTATTCCGTCCTGATTATTTCGCAGGAGCCCGCGTAG
- a CDS encoding carboxypeptidase-like regulatory domain-containing protein, with protein sequence MRHFVVLGLLLWLLSFAAAAQQAVVVKGRVLDAQTHRPVPYALVGIRGNQLGTSANEEGRFSISIPPEYQPQALDITFIGYKRATVPLPVPVGQEVQVLLEPAPTQLANVTVSGSALGIVRAAVARIPRNYATRPVQLTGFYRESSNLPDGHYLYLAEGVLQVRKETYRTAHTSGDVQLQQTRKYEARDTSRTQLNWQAGPLIPHRFDFVYNRADFISKAHFAEYDYQIADVTTYNGRPVYAISFTPRSAKANYQGRMFINLDSYAFLGADFSLTLGGVRRYQAGFAAMGGYAYNRRARQVSYQRYAGRWYLKRVWDQAVSQQPGREYQHTSEFITTAIDTARSRRPAYADRFRPEEVFLRNSVAYDSTFWQNFTTLVLPKQVEQQLLDEERQRKAEQLFSDSTAVAAARPVTPDSVAAVPAAAPPPAPRRKGLLERLSYSSSLELVPVSVAAGGMQVAYRPAGSSFATTTTATVAPRRVSLLPRFDYLLWLTPDWQLHYGAGSLRGALRGGLQSAGLRYTHNLSERARPVYVRAGLDYSRITIRQRLGRFDNPDTGLRVAGTLLDADRLAIGLQSVTHALEPQLGLEIQLSSTLHLFAEASYRVQTAERNELLLEEKQGFFLTRTTARVPLSSPEVQVKLQDQARQTAPFQPRPVLVRVGLAVGGHR encoded by the coding sequence ATGCGGCATTTTGTGGTTCTGGGCCTCCTGCTGTGGTTGCTGTCGTTCGCGGCTGCCGCCCAGCAGGCGGTAGTAGTGAAAGGGCGCGTGCTCGATGCCCAGACGCATAGGCCAGTGCCGTATGCGCTGGTGGGCATCAGGGGCAACCAACTCGGCACCAGCGCCAACGAGGAAGGCCGTTTTTCCATCAGCATTCCGCCAGAATACCAGCCGCAGGCACTGGACATCACCTTTATTGGCTACAAGAGGGCCACGGTGCCGCTGCCTGTGCCCGTAGGCCAGGAGGTGCAGGTGTTGCTGGAGCCGGCGCCCACCCAGCTCGCCAACGTCACGGTATCAGGCTCGGCACTGGGGATTGTGCGGGCTGCCGTGGCGCGCATTCCGCGCAACTACGCCACGCGCCCGGTGCAGCTCACGGGCTTCTACCGGGAGTCGAGCAACCTGCCGGATGGGCACTACCTCTACCTGGCCGAGGGCGTGCTGCAGGTGCGCAAAGAAACCTACCGTACCGCCCACACCAGCGGCGACGTGCAGCTGCAGCAAACCCGCAAATACGAAGCCCGCGACACCAGCCGCACCCAGCTGAATTGGCAGGCCGGCCCCCTCATTCCACACCGCTTCGACTTTGTGTACAACCGCGCCGATTTTATCAGCAAGGCGCACTTCGCGGAGTACGACTACCAGATTGCCGACGTGACGACCTACAACGGTAGGCCAGTGTATGCCATTTCATTTACGCCGCGCTCGGCGAAGGCCAACTACCAGGGCCGGATGTTTATTAATCTGGACTCCTACGCATTTTTGGGGGCCGATTTTAGCCTGACCCTAGGGGGCGTACGGCGCTACCAGGCCGGTTTTGCGGCCATGGGCGGCTATGCGTACAACCGGCGGGCGCGCCAGGTAAGCTATCAGCGCTACGCTGGCCGCTGGTACCTCAAGCGCGTCTGGGACCAGGCCGTGAGCCAGCAGCCGGGCCGGGAGTACCAGCACACCAGCGAGTTTATAACCACCGCCATTGATACGGCCCGCTCCCGCCGGCCCGCCTACGCCGACCGTTTTCGGCCGGAGGAGGTGTTTCTGCGCAACTCGGTGGCCTACGACTCTACGTTTTGGCAGAACTTCACCACGCTGGTGTTGCCCAAGCAAGTAGAGCAGCAATTGCTGGATGAGGAACGCCAGCGCAAAGCCGAGCAGCTATTCTCCGACTCTACCGCTGTGGCCGCAGCGCGGCCCGTAACCCCCGATTCGGTGGCCGCGGTGCCGGCTGCCGCACCACCACCCGCGCCGCGCCGCAAGGGCCTGCTGGAGCGGCTGAGCTATTCATCGAGTCTGGAACTAGTGCCGGTTTCCGTTGCGGCGGGGGGGATGCAGGTGGCCTACCGACCGGCCGGTTCTTCGTTTGCCACCACCACTACGGCCACGGTGGCGCCGCGCCGGGTAAGCCTGCTGCCGCGCTTCGATTATCTGCTGTGGCTTACGCCAGACTGGCAGCTCCACTACGGTGCGGGTAGCCTGCGCGGCGCTTTGCGGGGTGGCCTACAAAGCGCCGGGCTGCGCTACACCCACAACCTTTCTGAGCGGGCGCGGCCAGTATATGTGCGCGCCGGCCTCGACTACAGCCGCATCACCATCCGGCAGCGCCTGGGCCGTTTCGATAACCCCGATACTGGCCTACGCGTGGCCGGCACCCTTCTCGATGCCGATCGCTTGGCCATAGGCCTACAGTCCGTGACACATGCTCTGGAGCCGCAGCTGGGGCTGGAAATTCAGCTCAGCAGCACGCTGCACTTGTTTGCGGAAGCCAGCTACCGCGTTCAGACGGCGGAACGCAATGAGCTGCTGCTGGAAGAGAAACAAGGGTTTTTCCTGACGCGCACGACGGCCCGCGTGCCGCTTTCCTCCCCGGAGGTGCAGGTGAAGCTTCAGGACCAGGCCCGCCAGACCGCCCCGTTTCAGCCCCGGCCAGTGCTGGTGCGGGTGGGCCTAGCAGTGGGTGGGCACCGCTAA
- a CDS encoding response regulator yields the protein MRTFLIDDDNLGNYLTESLLRVEGFSSSIQTFESAENALEVLQQRPAELPEIIFLDLNMPVMNGWQFLDALAPYADVLRDHCHIYVLTSSLALSDLEKAKTYDLVTRLIHKPIDVEELRTIRAQLKDNG from the coding sequence ATGAGGACATTTCTTATTGATGATGATAACCTGGGTAACTATCTCACGGAAAGCTTATTGAGGGTTGAAGGATTTTCCAGCTCCATCCAAACGTTTGAGTCGGCCGAAAATGCGCTGGAGGTGTTACAGCAGCGCCCGGCAGAGCTGCCAGAGATTATTTTCCTGGACCTGAACATGCCCGTCATGAACGGCTGGCAGTTTCTGGACGCGCTGGCCCCGTATGCCGACGTGCTGCGGGACCATTGTCATATCTATGTCCTTACCTCGTCGTTGGCGTTATCTGATCTGGAAAAAGCCAAAACCTACGATCTGGTGACCCGCCTGATTCATAAACCCATTGATGTGGAAGAGCTGCGTACCATTCGGGCGCAGCTGAAAGACAACGGCTGA
- a CDS encoding DUF4198 domain-containing protein has protein sequence MKRVSRLLVLPFVLLAGTVVAREFWLEPAQFTVLPGTTMQVRIFTGENFRGTHWKGHARRITQLLHATPTGLQDLTSPAADTLQTTLTFRQPGTHLVALATDNAFLTMEPQPFAAYLRAEGLEHVLAQRKERGEAEKPAREAYRRCATTLLQVGAPVPSDTARAWSRPTGLALEILPEQNPYFLKPGMSITLRVLAEGRPVAGQLVRVWQRGVSPAQPPLQLHSNQNGRVLLRLLSPGHYLISTVRMVPSSNRTQADWQSTWSTLTFAFSGKQ, from the coding sequence ATGAAGCGTGTTTCCCGCCTGCTTGTGCTCCCGTTTGTGCTGCTAGCCGGCACGGTGGTAGCGCGCGAGTTCTGGCTGGAGCCTGCGCAGTTTACGGTGTTGCCCGGTACAACCATGCAGGTGCGGATATTCACGGGCGAAAACTTCCGGGGCACCCACTGGAAGGGCCACGCCAGGCGCATTACCCAACTGCTGCACGCTACCCCCACTGGCCTACAGGACCTCACCAGCCCCGCCGCCGACACGCTACAGACTACGCTCACGTTCCGGCAGCCCGGCACCCACCTGGTGGCCCTGGCTACCGACAATGCCTTCCTGACGATGGAGCCCCAGCCGTTTGCAGCGTATCTGCGGGCGGAGGGCCTGGAACACGTGCTGGCTCAGCGCAAAGAGCGCGGCGAGGCAGAGAAGCCGGCGCGGGAGGCCTACCGCCGCTGTGCCACTACCCTGCTGCAAGTAGGTGCCCCCGTGCCCTCCGATACGGCCCGCGCCTGGAGTCGCCCGACTGGCCTAGCGCTTGAAATTTTGCCGGAGCAGAACCCATATTTTCTCAAACCGGGAATGTCTATTACCTTGCGAGTCCTGGCCGAAGGCCGCCCCGTGGCTGGGCAGCTGGTGCGCGTGTGGCAGCGGGGTGTTTCTCCGGCTCAGCCGCCGCTACAGCTCCACAGTAACCAAAACGGACGCGTGCTGTTACGATTACTAAGTCCCGGCCATTATTTGATAAGTACCGTGCGGATGGTTCCCTCGTCCAACCGCACTCAAGCCGACTGGCAGAGCACCTGGAGTACCCTAACTTTTGCCTTTTCCGGGAAACAATAA
- a CDS encoding PAS domain-containing sensor histidine kinase: MNVHDVTPLNRYQGQNSEALFFLNPEGEFTFLSEPFARLTGSPAAALVGQSLASLLPAAEQQEATARVLRHAQQGEVLTFETELLRPGSQPQPVVLTLLPQLTRQALTGLVGTARAPEDATRALKAQGVDISLIFKTVTDIVFVLQVEPEEQYRFLFVNQAFEKVTGLTAEQVVGHLVQQVIPEPSLRLVKAKYRQALEQQEIVTWIEVSHYPTGQLVGEVSVTPVLDAAGNGWQLVGRVHDLTAQKRVEEDLRISNERFAYALKATAVALYDWHIAPDTLLWGEGFTALFGYTPGNEPPTVQQWAERLHPEDEARTMDDLYYTIQQTQQETWQQEYRFRCADGSWATVLERGCIIRDEAGHAVRMIGAMQNITERKEAEEKQRHMTQELFRQNADLQQFTYIISHNLRAPLANARGFADLLPRLDKNSDMYDKSVQHLQTSLQQLDAVITDVNTILSIRDRTELGRPEPVSLRLVCHQVCQTLAQALRECGGTVNCTMPEELKVPGERAYFYSIFYNLLANAVKYRSDARPLHVEIAASHTPEQGTVVTITDNGMGFDSDKAGNDVFRLYKRFHPTMPGRGLGLFLVKAHIEAMHGQVAVSSRIEEGTRFTLFFR, encoded by the coding sequence ATGAACGTGCATGATGTAACTCCCCTGAATAGATACCAGGGGCAGAATTCTGAAGCATTGTTCTTTCTGAATCCTGAGGGCGAGTTCACGTTTCTCAGTGAGCCGTTTGCCCGCCTTACTGGCAGCCCGGCCGCCGCGCTGGTAGGCCAGTCGCTGGCCTCTTTACTTCCCGCTGCAGAGCAGCAGGAGGCCACTGCCCGGGTGCTCCGGCACGCCCAACAGGGCGAAGTGCTCACCTTTGAAACGGAGCTACTTCGCCCCGGCAGTCAGCCGCAGCCGGTTGTCCTGACGTTGCTGCCGCAGCTCACCCGCCAGGCTCTGACTGGCCTAGTGGGCACGGCCCGCGCCCCGGAGGATGCCACCCGTGCCCTGAAGGCGCAAGGGGTAGATATATCCTTGATTTTCAAGACGGTTACGGATATTGTTTTTGTACTGCAGGTGGAGCCTGAGGAGCAGTACCGGTTTCTGTTTGTGAACCAAGCATTCGAAAAGGTGACGGGCCTGACAGCTGAACAGGTAGTAGGCCACCTGGTGCAGCAGGTGATTCCCGAGCCTTCTCTGCGCTTAGTTAAGGCCAAGTACCGCCAGGCCCTGGAACAGCAGGAAATAGTGACCTGGATAGAAGTAAGCCACTATCCTACGGGGCAGCTGGTAGGTGAAGTATCCGTGACGCCGGTACTTGATGCCGCTGGTAACGGCTGGCAGCTGGTAGGCCGGGTGCACGATCTGACGGCGCAAAAGCGGGTAGAAGAAGACCTGCGCATCAGCAATGAGCGCTTTGCCTACGCCCTCAAAGCCACGGCCGTGGCCCTCTACGACTGGCACATTGCGCCGGACACTCTCCTCTGGGGCGAGGGATTTACCGCGTTGTTCGGCTACACTCCCGGCAATGAGCCTCCTACCGTTCAGCAGTGGGCCGAGCGCCTCCATCCGGAAGATGAAGCACGCACAATGGATGATCTGTACTACACCATTCAGCAAACGCAGCAGGAGACTTGGCAGCAGGAATACCGGTTTCGGTGCGCCGATGGCTCCTGGGCCACAGTGCTGGAACGGGGCTGCATCATCCGCGATGAAGCGGGCCATGCCGTGCGCATGATTGGGGCTATGCAGAACATTACGGAGCGTAAAGAAGCTGAGGAAAAACAACGCCACATGACGCAGGAGCTGTTTCGGCAAAACGCCGATTTGCAGCAGTTCACTTACATCATCTCCCACAATCTGCGCGCCCCGCTGGCCAACGCCCGCGGCTTTGCCGATTTGCTGCCCCGGCTAGACAAGAATTCTGACATGTATGATAAGTCGGTGCAGCATCTGCAAACCAGCCTGCAGCAGCTAGATGCCGTTATTACCGATGTCAACACCATTCTCTCCATTCGCGACCGGACTGAGCTGGGCCGGCCGGAGCCGGTTTCCTTGCGTTTGGTGTGCCACCAAGTGTGCCAAACGCTGGCTCAGGCCCTGCGCGAATGTGGCGGCACCGTGAATTGCACCATGCCCGAGGAGTTGAAGGTGCCCGGTGAACGCGCTTACTTTTACAGTATCTTCTATAATCTGCTGGCTAACGCTGTAAAGTACCGCTCCGATGCACGTCCTTTGCACGTGGAGATAGCTGCCTCCCACACCCCCGAGCAGGGCACCGTAGTAACGATTACGGACAATGGAATGGGGTTCGATTCTGATAAGGCCGGCAACGACGTGTTTCGGCTCTACAAGCGGTTTCACCCTACCATGCCGGGCCGGGGCTTAGGCCTATTTTTGGTGAAGGCGCATATTGAGGCCATGCATGGGCAGGTGGCGGTAAGTAGCCGTATAGAGGAAGGAACACGTTTCACGTTGTTCTTTAGATAA
- a CDS encoding glycosyltransferase: MQVPITSPEPIAPDALLVEVAWEVCNQVGGIYTVIRSKVPATVEVWDERYCLLGPYFAHQAQGEFEPYDDYQLATSSDPYANAVREMRRQGYDVQIGIWLVTGRPRVVLINPYQAYDRLGQIKADLWDHHHIPTPDNDDLLHQVEAFGYLAKVFLKTLTDEMVPPQRVLAHFHEWMTGVAIPDLRREQVPLHIVFTTHATLLGRYLAMNDPNFYDHLMQVDWAAEAQRFNIETAVTIERAAAHGSHVFTTVSELTVRECIYLLDRIPDAVLPNGLNIERFVALHEFQNLHQQYKSKIHEFVMAHFFQSYSFDLDNTLYLFTSGRYEYHNKGFDLTLEALARLNYRLQQSGLEGNVVMFFITKRPFHSINPQVLQSRAVLDEVHATCEAIERQVGERLFFAAAASTDQRLPDLSSMVDDYWKLRYRRTLQSWKTKALPPVITHNLIDDANDDILNFVRRANLVNNAHDRVKIVYHPDFVSPSSPLFGMEYGQFVRGCHLGIFPSYYEPWGYTPLECAARGVPAITSDLSGFGDYVLQNVANHEDKGIFVVHRQEKSFEESAQELTEMLWEFVQLTRRERIMQRNNVESSSELFDWKNLRIYYERAYALALERY; this comes from the coding sequence ATGCAAGTACCAATTACCTCCCCCGAACCAATTGCGCCCGACGCACTGCTCGTAGAAGTAGCCTGGGAGGTCTGCAATCAGGTGGGCGGCATCTATACCGTTATCCGCAGCAAAGTACCCGCTACTGTAGAGGTCTGGGACGAGCGGTACTGCCTGCTAGGCCCCTACTTCGCCCACCAGGCCCAGGGCGAGTTTGAGCCCTACGATGACTATCAACTAGCTACCTCTTCAGACCCCTATGCCAATGCCGTGCGCGAAATGCGCCGCCAGGGATATGACGTTCAGATTGGTATCTGGCTTGTGACGGGCCGGCCCCGCGTGGTGCTCATCAACCCCTACCAGGCCTACGACCGCCTGGGCCAGATCAAAGCTGACCTCTGGGACCACCACCACATCCCGACGCCCGACAACGACGACCTCCTGCACCAGGTAGAAGCATTCGGTTACCTGGCGAAGGTGTTTCTGAAGACGCTGACGGATGAGATGGTGCCGCCGCAACGGGTGCTGGCCCATTTTCATGAGTGGATGACGGGCGTGGCCATTCCGGATCTGCGCCGCGAGCAGGTGCCGCTGCACATTGTGTTCACCACGCACGCTACGCTGCTAGGCCGGTATCTGGCCATGAACGACCCCAATTTCTACGATCACCTCATGCAGGTAGATTGGGCAGCAGAGGCGCAGCGCTTCAACATCGAAACGGCCGTAACTATTGAGCGGGCAGCCGCGCACGGCTCCCACGTCTTTACCACGGTAAGTGAACTGACGGTGCGGGAATGCATTTATTTGCTGGATAGAATTCCGGACGCGGTGCTGCCCAACGGCCTCAACATTGAGCGGTTTGTGGCCCTGCACGAGTTCCAGAACCTGCACCAGCAGTACAAGTCGAAGATTCACGAGTTCGTGATGGCGCACTTCTTCCAGAGCTATTCCTTTGATCTGGATAACACCTTGTACCTGTTCACGAGCGGTCGTTACGAGTACCACAACAAGGGCTTCGACCTGACGCTGGAAGCCCTGGCCCGCCTGAACTACCGTCTGCAGCAGAGTGGACTAGAAGGCAACGTGGTGATGTTTTTCATCACGAAGCGGCCGTTCCACAGTATCAACCCCCAAGTGCTACAAAGCCGGGCCGTGCTGGACGAGGTGCACGCCACCTGTGAGGCCATTGAGCGCCAGGTAGGCGAGCGGCTGTTCTTTGCCGCCGCCGCCAGCACCGACCAGCGCCTGCCCGACCTGAGCAGCATGGTAGACGACTACTGGAAGCTGCGCTACCGCCGCACGCTGCAAAGCTGGAAAACCAAGGCGCTGCCGCCGGTTATCACGCACAACCTCATCGATGATGCCAACGACGACATCCTGAACTTTGTGCGCCGGGCCAACCTGGTGAACAATGCACACGACCGGGTGAAGATTGTGTATCACCCTGATTTTGTTTCGCCTAGCTCTCCTCTGTTTGGCATGGAGTACGGGCAGTTTGTGCGCGGCTGCCACCTGGGCATCTTCCCGAGCTACTACGAGCCCTGGGGCTATACGCCACTGGAGTGCGCCGCCCGTGGCGTGCCGGCCATTACCAGCGACCTTTCGGGCTTCGGCGACTATGTGCTCCAGAATGTGGCGAACCACGAGGACAAAGGCATTTTTGTAGTGCACCGCCAGGAGAAAAGCTTTGAGGAATCGGCGCAGGAGCTTACCGAAATGCTGTGGGAGTTTGTGCAGCTCACCCGCCGCGAGCGAATCATGCAGCGCAACAACGTGGAAAGCTCCTCAGAGCTGTTTGACTGGAAAAATCTGCGCATCTACTACGAGCGGGCCTATGCCCTGGCGCTGGAACGCTACTAA